In a single window of the Arthrobacter globiformis genome:
- a CDS encoding GntR family transcriptional regulator, protein MVYTALRYRILHGTYREGHRLVFDRLAREFDVSPFPVREAVRRLEAEGLIQFTPNVGAEVARFDATQYDDAIEALAYLEGVCTALAAPRLTRADVMEARRINDEMDAVRAAFDTRIFSGLNDRFHEIIFRNCPNRRLVDLMNTEHERVQLICQSLFTLNPGRAVDSIREHKTLLDLIEMGATAPTIEAAAREHRLNTMAGFNPYGTDTPERVSS, encoded by the coding sequence GTGGTTTACACGGCCCTGCGGTACCGTATTTTGCACGGTACGTACAGGGAAGGACACCGACTGGTGTTCGATCGGCTCGCCCGAGAATTCGACGTTAGCCCATTCCCTGTGCGTGAAGCAGTCCGTCGACTAGAAGCAGAAGGCCTGATCCAATTCACCCCTAACGTCGGGGCCGAAGTTGCCAGATTCGATGCCACGCAGTACGACGATGCGATCGAGGCATTGGCATACCTAGAAGGAGTATGCACGGCACTCGCCGCCCCACGCCTAACCCGCGCAGACGTCATGGAAGCCCGCCGCATCAACGATGAAATGGATGCCGTCCGGGCCGCATTCGATACACGCATCTTCTCGGGGCTCAATGACCGGTTTCACGAAATCATCTTTCGGAACTGCCCCAACAGACGGCTTGTAGATTTGATGAACACAGAGCACGAGAGGGTTCAGCTGATCTGCCAGTCGCTCTTCACGCTGAACCCGGGACGCGCCGTCGATTCCATCCGAGAACACAAAACGCTCTTGGATCTGATCGAAATGGGCGCAACTGCGCCCACGATTGAAGCGGCAGCCCGGGAGCACCGCCTCAACACCATGGCAGGCTTCAACCCTTACGGCACTGACACGCCAGAACGCGTCAGTTCTTAG
- a CDS encoding GlsB/YeaQ/YmgE family stress response membrane protein — translation MIGFIIAGLVIGALARLIKPGKQNLSIVATLLLGLAGSVIGGVIASLLGTGDIFELNFLGFIVAVIAAVALIGVAEGIAGRRKSVR, via the coding sequence GTGATCGGATTCATCATTGCCGGGCTTGTGATTGGTGCACTTGCACGGTTGATCAAACCTGGTAAACAGAACCTCAGTATCGTTGCGACTCTGCTGCTGGGGTTGGCAGGCTCTGTCATCGGCGGCGTGATTGCAAGTCTGTTGGGGACCGGGGATATCTTCGAGCTGAACTTTCTTGGTTTCATTGTCGCCGTCATAGCAGCCGTTGCGTTGATCGGTGTTGCTGAGGGTATTGCTGGCCGGCGTAAGTCAGTGCGGTAA
- a CDS encoding DUF202 domain-containing protein has translation MTTKDPGLQPERTALAWRRTFLAMIVSDFFIWRAWATSLGNIQSSSLGLGIEAAVAASATAVLGVLPRDVGWVNVMTRWSC, from the coding sequence GTGACAACCAAGGACCCAGGCCTGCAGCCAGAACGGACGGCACTCGCATGGAGGCGCACCTTCCTGGCGATGATCGTCTCCGACTTCTTCATCTGGCGCGCCTGGGCAACGTCCCTCGGCAATATCCAAAGCTCCTCCCTCGGCCTCGGAATCGAAGCTGCCGTTGCTGCCTCCGCCACCGCTGTCCTAGGTGTACTGCCCAGGGACGTTGGTTGGGTGAATGTGATGACTCGCTGGAGTTGTTGA
- a CDS encoding ACT domain-containing protein, which yields MLSGLGMRSAPAVFSTFFGALSKARVDLDLIEISETGIGAVTRADQLESAVRAVRSAFGLSTDGAAKTSGVARLAGARGPRPGTAGHPHPSRSAPATLTRRT from the coding sequence ATGCTGTCCGGGCTCGGCATGAGGTCAGCTCCCGCTGTTTTCTCCACGTTTTTCGGTGCACTGTCAAAGGCCCGGGTGGACCTTGACCTCATCGAAATCTCAGAAACCGGCATCGGGGCAGTGACCAGGGCTGATCAGCTAGAGAGTGCAGTCCGGGCAGTTCGGTCAGCCTTCGGCCTCAGCACGGACGGAGCGGCGAAGACATCAGGAGTAGCCCGTCTGGCTGGTGCCCGGGGCCCGCGCCCGGGCACCGCCGGCCATCCCCACCCGTCACGGAGCGCGCCGGCCACGCTGACACGGCGAACGTAG